The following proteins come from a genomic window of Actinomycetota bacterium:
- a CDS encoding ACT domain-containing protein has protein sequence MELDVHPTVLAICRLDPSRAIPAWATGAAGPLVSVTRTSDELSVVIPEHAVPRSVRYEGSWLGMSVRGPLEFSLTGVVAGLSAPLADAGIPIFVVSTFDTDWLLVRADDIDHAVEALGGAGHQVHFLEA, from the coding sequence ATGGAGCTGGACGTTCATCCGACCGTGCTGGCGATCTGTCGACTGGACCCTTCCCGGGCTATCCCGGCTTGGGCCACGGGAGCGGCAGGTCCATTGGTGTCCGTGACCCGAACGAGTGACGAGCTGTCGGTCGTGATCCCCGAACACGCCGTGCCGCGCTCGGTGCGCTATGAGGGGTCCTGGCTGGGGATGTCGGTCCGTGGTCCGTTGGAGTTCTCGCTCACGGGTGTTGTGGCCGGATTGTCGGCGCCACTGGCGGACGCGGGGATCCCGATCTTCGTCGTGTCGACCTTCGACACCGATTGGCTGTTGGTGCGCGCAGACGACATTGACCACGCTGTTGAGGCGCTAGGTGGTGCCGGGCATCAGGTCCATTTCCTGGAAGCCTGA
- a CDS encoding integrase core domain-containing protein codes for MYFTQEFLAFKGVLGMGAIVLSPGHPERNAVAESFFASLKAELVNRRRYRTRAQARSAIFR; via the coding sequence GTGTACTTCACCCAGGAGTTCCTGGCGTTCAAGGGCGTGCTGGGGATGGGCGCGATCGTGCTGTCGCCCGGACACCCGGAACGCAACGCCGTCGCGGAGAGCTTCTTCGCGTCCCTGAAGGCCGAACTCGTCAACCGCCGCCGTTACCGCACCCGAGCCCAAGCACGTTCCGCGATCTTCCGATGA
- a CDS encoding helix-turn-helix domain-containing protein encodes MITLDEWAEIRRLHFAEGMGIKAIARRLGVARNTVRTAVRSSAPPRYERVPAGSAVDAVGGDPSSAAQDAGHAGDGDRRADRVDARDDDPA; translated from the coding sequence TTGATCACGTTGGACGAGTGGGCAGAGATCAGGCGACTGCACTTCGCCGAGGGCATGGGCATCAAGGCCATCGCCCGGCGGTTGGGTGTGGCGCGCAACACGGTGCGGACGGCGGTGCGCTCGAGCGCGCCGCCACGCTACGAGCGGGTGCCAGCGGGCTCGGCGGTGGACGCGGTGGGAGGAGATCCATCGTCTGCTGCACAAGACGCCGGACATGCCGGCGACGGTGATCGCCGAGCGGATCGGGTGGACGCGCGGGATGACGATCCTGCGTGA
- a CDS encoding MFS transporter — protein sequence MLLVAVNALVGGMVGQERTVVPLLAQREFAIAAYSAMLSFIAAFGLTKAAVNYFAGRLADRFGRKPVLVAGWLAALPVPLLLIWAPSWGWVIAANVLLGVNQGLAWSVTVIMKIDLVGPMRRGTAMGFNEAAGYGAVAVAAWATGAIAETAGLRPGPFLLGLAFAAVGLGLSAVFVRETTGHVAHEVANHGAGPDGHDGELTARQVFALATWRDRSLSAASQAGLVNNLNEGMAWGLFPVFFAAGDLDLSRVGLLTAIAPAVWGIGQLATGALSDRIGRKWLIAAGQLTEAAGLLSIAAGDTFAAWAAGSVLFGAGTAMAYPTLIAAVGDVAHPSWRGAAVGVYRLWRDIGFTVGAVLAGALADLYSIAAAIVVVALVTAFSGVDVALRMRETLRRPPLIAWRQL from the coding sequence ATGCTGCTGGTCGCCGTCAACGCGCTCGTCGGCGGCATGGTGGGCCAGGAACGCACCGTCGTGCCGCTGCTCGCCCAGCGGGAGTTCGCCATCGCCGCGTACAGCGCGATGCTGTCCTTCATCGCCGCGTTCGGGTTGACCAAGGCCGCCGTCAACTACTTCGCCGGGAGGCTGGCCGACCGGTTCGGCCGCAAGCCCGTGCTGGTGGCCGGCTGGCTGGCTGCGCTCCCCGTGCCACTGTTGCTCATCTGGGCGCCGTCATGGGGATGGGTGATCGCGGCCAACGTTTTGCTCGGCGTCAACCAGGGCCTGGCGTGGTCGGTCACGGTGATCATGAAGATCGACCTCGTCGGACCGATGCGGCGCGGCACCGCGATGGGGTTCAACGAGGCCGCCGGCTACGGCGCGGTCGCGGTGGCCGCGTGGGCGACCGGCGCGATCGCTGAGACCGCCGGCCTGCGCCCCGGCCCGTTCCTGCTGGGCCTGGCGTTCGCCGCGGTCGGCCTGGGCCTGTCGGCAGTGTTCGTGCGCGAGACCACCGGCCACGTCGCCCACGAGGTCGCCAACCACGGCGCCGGCCCCGACGGCCACGACGGTGAGCTGACCGCCCGGCAGGTGTTCGCGTTGGCGACCTGGCGCGACCGGTCGCTGTCGGCGGCCAGCCAGGCCGGCCTGGTCAACAACCTCAACGAAGGCATGGCCTGGGGGCTGTTCCCCGTCTTCTTCGCCGCGGGCGACCTCGACCTGTCCAGGGTGGGGCTGCTGACCGCCATCGCGCCGGCCGTCTGGGGCATCGGACAGCTGGCCACCGGCGCGCTGTCCGACCGGATCGGTCGCAAGTGGCTCATCGCCGCCGGCCAGCTCACCGAAGCCGCCGGCCTGCTGTCCATCGCCGCTGGCGACACGTTCGCCGCCTGGGCCGCCGGTAGCGTCCTGTTCGGTGCCGGTACCGCGATGGCCTACCCGACCCTGATCGCAGCCGTCGGTGACGTCGCCCACCCCAGCTGGCGCGGCGCGGCCGTCGGGGTCTACCGGCTGTGGCGCGACATCGGGTTCACCGTCGGCGCCGTCCTGGCCGGCGCGCTGGCCGACCTGTACTCGATCGCCGCCGCGATCGTCGTTGTCGCCCTCGTCACAGCGTTCAGCGGCGTCGACGTCGCCCTACGGATGCGCGAGACGCTCCGCCGGCCCCCGCTCATCGCCTGGCGACAACTCTGA
- a CDS encoding MBL fold metallo-hydrolase, with product MTRTRPRWRRRTTVRRTGVDVTALVDEGLGNSAYVVDLGDGGALVVDPQRDPRPYLATLERRGLVARFVVETHLHADFVSGGRELSALGAQLMVPVGSELAFPHRRLSDRDEVDLGGLTLQAIATPGHTPEHVAYLLLDASRPLGLFSGGTLIAGGVARTDLLAPDQTEPLARDAYRSIHQRLLALPDDLPVYPTHGGGSFCATTPGGERTTTIGRERASNPLLADDPDQDTFVARLLDGYGSYPPYFHQLRDVNRAGPTVHGPTPPRLAQLSVGEVDAAVAGGAELVDVRPIDAFAAGHIHGALSIAWRAQFATWLGWLLPRDRPVVFVTGDAVERTELVWAALTIGFERLAGELAGGMDAWRAAGRDVSRTPLVDAAAADGRTVLDIRQSSEFAAGHLPGAVHVELGTLGDDTGPIPAGPLLVHCAHGERAMSAASVLEQSGHRDVAVLAGSPEQLGPLIGSGDA from the coding sequence CTGACGCGCACTCGCCCGAGGTGGCGTCGCCGCACGACCGTTCGGAGGACTGGCGTGGACGTGACCGCGCTCGTGGACGAGGGTCTGGGCAACAGCGCCTACGTGGTGGATCTCGGCGACGGCGGCGCCCTGGTCGTCGACCCCCAACGAGATCCGCGCCCGTACCTGGCCACCCTCGAGCGCCGGGGCCTAGTGGCGCGGTTCGTCGTCGAGACACATCTGCATGCGGACTTCGTCTCCGGCGGCCGCGAGCTGTCGGCGCTCGGCGCGCAACTGATGGTCCCCGTCGGCAGCGAGCTGGCCTTCCCCCACCGTCGGCTGAGCGACCGCGACGAGGTCGACCTCGGCGGGCTGACCTTGCAGGCGATCGCCACGCCCGGCCACACTCCTGAGCATGTGGCCTACCTGCTGCTCGACGCGTCCCGGCCGCTGGGCTTGTTCTCCGGTGGCACGCTGATCGCGGGTGGGGTTGCCCGTACCGACCTGCTCGCACCCGATCAGACCGAGCCGCTCGCCCGCGACGCGTACCGGTCGATCCACCAGCGGCTGCTTGCCCTGCCCGACGACCTGCCGGTGTACCCCACCCACGGCGGCGGGTCGTTCTGCGCCACGACGCCCGGCGGGGAGCGCACCACCACGATCGGGCGGGAGCGGGCCTCAAACCCGCTGCTGGCCGACGACCCCGACCAGGACACGTTCGTCGCCCGCCTGCTGGACGGCTACGGGTCCTACCCGCCGTACTTCCACCAGCTGCGCGATGTGAACCGTGCCGGCCCAACCGTCCACGGCCCGACGCCGCCGCGACTGGCGCAGCTGTCGGTCGGCGAGGTCGACGCCGCCGTGGCCGGCGGGGCGGAACTGGTCGACGTCCGCCCGATCGACGCGTTCGCTGCCGGCCACATTCACGGCGCGCTGTCGATCGCGTGGCGGGCCCAGTTCGCGACCTGGCTCGGCTGGCTACTCCCTCGCGACCGTCCGGTCGTGTTCGTCACCGGCGACGCCGTCGAGCGCACCGAGCTGGTCTGGGCAGCCCTGACGATCGGGTTCGAGCGTCTCGCCGGGGAACTCGCCGGGGGGATGGACGCCTGGCGGGCCGCCGGCCGAGACGTGTCCCGCACGCCGCTGGTCGACGCCGCCGCCGCGGACGGCCGCACGGTCCTCGACATCCGTCAGTCCTCGGAGTTCGCCGCCGGGCACCTGCCGGGCGCGGTCCACGTGGAGCTCGGCACGCTCGGCGACGACACCGGACCCATCCCGGCCGGCCCGCTTCTCGTCCATTGCGCCCACGGCGAGCGGGCGATGTCCGCAGCCAGCGTGCTCGAACAGTCCGGCCACCGCGATGTCGCCGTGCTCGCCGGCAGCCCCGAGCAGCTGGGGCCGCTCATCGGCAGCGGTGACGCGTGA
- a CDS encoding methyltransferase domain-containing protein translates to MILTDDVIRVAPRAVQELDPYELMALLGKRYVHPGGRRATEQLLAWADIGAGQQVLDIGCGSGTTAVRIARSHGAQVTAADISQLMLGLARRAVDRAGVSGLVGVEWADITALPYPDGAFDRVIAEAVTMFVRRRVAARELVRVCRPGGRVLATEFFWRRPPTDEARRIFLGEVCPGLRFDSVQDWVEVYEDAGLSDVRTTVGPFEMLTVPGFLDDEGVRGMLAFAARSMSRKVYLRRLAWLMPRMARAVPYLGYIAVVGTRPAESGDGAGDPGR, encoded by the coding sequence ATGATACTGACGGACGATGTCATACGGGTCGCGCCGCGGGCCGTGCAGGAGCTGGATCCCTACGAGTTGATGGCGCTGCTGGGCAAGCGGTACGTGCACCCCGGTGGCCGTCGGGCCACCGAGCAACTGTTGGCGTGGGCGGACATCGGGGCGGGGCAGCAGGTCCTGGACATCGGTTGCGGTTCGGGGACGACCGCGGTGCGCATCGCACGGAGCCACGGCGCCCAGGTGACCGCCGCGGACATCTCGCAGCTGATGCTGGGCCTCGCCCGACGTGCCGTGGACCGCGCCGGTGTGAGTGGTCTCGTCGGCGTGGAGTGGGCCGACATCACCGCGCTGCCCTACCCGGATGGCGCGTTCGACCGCGTGATCGCCGAGGCGGTCACGATGTTCGTCCGCCGTCGCGTCGCCGCCCGGGAGCTCGTCCGGGTGTGCCGCCCCGGCGGCCGGGTCCTAGCGACGGAGTTCTTCTGGCGCCGACCCCCGACGGACGAGGCCCGACGGATCTTCCTGGGCGAGGTCTGTCCCGGCCTGCGGTTCGACAGCGTCCAGGACTGGGTGGAAGTGTACGAGGATGCCGGGCTGAGCGACGTGCGCACCACAGTCGGACCGTTCGAGATGCTGACCGTTCCAGGTTTCCTCGATGACGAGGGGGTTCGCGGGATGCTCGCCTTCGCTGCCCGCAGCATGAGCCGGAAGGTCTACCTGCGGCGCCTCGCCTGGCTGATGCCGCGGATGGCGCGGGCGGTGCCCTACCTGGGCTACATCGCGGTCGTGGGGACCCGCCCGGCGGAATCCGGGGACGGCGCTGGCGATCCCGGACGCTGA